GGGGACGGTCTCCTTCCCAATCGAAATAGGGGTGGGTGACGACTGCCTTCGGAACGCTCCCGGCGTCGTCGCGCTCGTCGAACGAGAGGTCGGCGTCGGGGTGGCCGAGGGTATAGCCGAAGACCGGCGCGCTCCAGTCGACCTTGCCGGCGATCGCCTTGGCATAGGGGTCGATGAGGAGCTTATTCGGGTTGAAGCGGAGGCCCGCTTGGGGATCGTACGGGCCATAAACTCGGTAGCCGTAGAGCTGGCCGGGCGCGAGGCCCGGCACATAGACGTGCCAGACGTGGGCGGTCACCTCGCGCAAGCGGATGACTTCTCGCGGGATGGCGGAGTCGCGGTGGTCAAAGAGACACAGTTCGACGCAGCTTGCCATCTCGGCAAAGAGCGCGAAGTTGACCCCGCGTCCATCCCACGTCGCTCCAAGCGGATACGGTTTGCCGGGCAGTAGTCTGCGGGTCACGACGACACCTCTGGTTGCGGATCCGAGGGCGAGCAGGAAGATGGTGCGACGCGGCGGTGCCGCTGCGCTCTGCCCCTGCCGTGACAACGCCTCTGCTCGCCGCCCGCTATGTGTAGCACATGAGACCCCCGCCCGGCTTCCCGGCAGGACAGGAAAAGAAGAGCGCGTGGCACGATTGGCTCGCTCGCGCCACGCGCCTCCTTTCGTCTTCGCGAGAGGCGACGCGCCTCTTACTTGATCCGGTAGACGTTGTCGAAGTTGTACTGCGTGCGCCCGTCGAGGTTGAGCCCGACGATCTTAGGGCTGTGGACGACGAAGCTGGCGGGCAGGTAGAGCGGGATGACCGGCGCGTCCTCGCGCATGATCCGGTTCGCCTCGCGCAGCAGCTGGGCGCGCCGCTGCGGGTCGCGCTCGGCGAGCGCAGCGTCGAGCAGGCGATCCCACTCGGGGTTGCACCAATAGAGCGCCGACGGCGTGCCGCCAATCGGCTTTCCGCAGCCGTAGAGCACCCGCATCGCGGTGTAGAACCCGTTGGTGTCGCCGTTGCCGCTCATCGTTAGGTCTTGCTTCTGGGTGTTGTTGCGGCCGTAGACGCGATCGACCGAGAGACCGCTCTCAATGATCTCGATCTCGGCCTGCACGCCGATCTCGCGGAGCTGGGACTGAACGACGAGAGCGACATCCTGCAGGTTCTGGGCGCGCGACATCTCGATGGTGATGCCGCTGAAGCCGTTGGGGTAGCCCGCCTCGGCGAGCAGCCGCCGCGCCAGCGCCGGGTCGTAGACCGGCTTGACATTCGGGTCCCACGACGGGCTGCCTTCAAGCGCGAGCTGAGCAACCGGCTGGGCGTAGCCGCGGAAGAGCGTCTTGGTGATCGCCTCGCGGTCGATCGCGTAGTTCAGCGCTTGGCGCACCCGCTTATCCTTCAGCGGCGTGTTGCGCAGCTCGTAGGTTCCCTGCGGGATGGCGACGAAGATGAAGGCGTTGCGGATCACTTGGAGCTTCATGCCGGCGGCTTCGGCGGCTTGAACCTGGTCAGAGCTGAGCGCCGAGGTCGTGGTGGCATCGAGTTCGCCCGTGCGCAGCCCATTGATCTTCTGCCCATGTTCCGGCACTGAGAGGAAGATCAGTTCTGACGCCTGAGCATTGCGGAAGGGATGCGCTGCCGTCCGCTTCCGGTAGATGATGCGGTCTTCGCGTACGAACTCGGCGAGGTCATACGGGCCGGTGCCGACCGGCTTGGCGACGAAGCCCTCAAATCCGACGCTCTCGTAGTAGCGCTTGGGAAGGATCGGCGTAAACATTAGCCCGGCCGGAATGCTCATGTCCGGCGAGCGGGTTGTCACTTCCACGGTGGTGGGGTTGGTCACGCGGGCTTCCGCAACCGTCGCGATGAACGTGCGCGCCGGCCACCCGCGCTGCATCATCTCGTTGATGCTGAAGGCGAAATCGTCGGCGGTCATCGGGTCGCCATTCTGGAAGACGAGGTCGGTCCGGATGGTAAAGGTCCAAGTGCGCCCGTCGGCTGACACGTCCCACTTGGTAGCGACCGCCGGCTCGACGGCGAAGTCTTTGCCGAGAGTGGTCGGCGTGTCGTACATCGGGGTGAAGACGATGTAGTTGGCGAACCCGGCGGCGGGAGTGAGATTTGCTGGGATGCTGCTTGCGGCGATCCGGATCGACTGGTTTTCGGCGCGCTCCTCTCGAGGCTGGGCAGGAGAGCCCGGCGTTGCTTGCGGCGCCGCTGGAGCACACGCGGTCAACACGATCGCGAGGATGCCAAGAGGCTGGACGAGAAATCGCACGCGACACCCCCCATTTGAGCGTGGCTAGCTGTACAGCGAGTATAAAAATGTCAGCACTGACCAGACAATATTTTTTGTGCCGCGCATTGGCTACCGGAGGAAAGTACGGTCAGCCGCCCCTGAAACGCCCCGCTCGTTTGGCGTGCGCAGGGGCAGGCCCGGCGACGGTTGTGCAGAGCGGCCCTCCGTGCTGGAGAGGTGTCGCAAAATGAAATGGGAGCTTGGCCCCGCAGGAACCATGCTCCCCGTGTGAAATGAGGTCGCAGCGCTACTTGATCCGGTATGCGGCGTCGAAGGTGATCTGCGTTCGTCCCTCGACGTCGATCCCGACGATCTTGGGGCTGTGGACGACGAAGCTGGCAGGCAGGTAGAGCGGGATGACCGGCGCGTCCTCGCGCATGATCCGGTTCGCCTCGCGCAGCAGTTGGGCGCGTCGGGTCGGGTCGCGTTCGGCGAGCGCGGCGTCCTGCAGCCGATCCCACTCTGGGTTGCACCAGAAGAGGGCAGAGGGCGGCGAGCCGATCGGTCTCCCGCAGCCGTAGAGCACGCGAATGGCGGTGTTGAAGCCGTTCGTATCGCCGTTGCCGCTCATGACGAGGTCGGACTTCTGGGCGTTGTTGCGGCCGTACACCCGGTCGCCGTAGAGTGCGCCGTCGACGATTTCGAGCTCGACCCGGATCCCGACCTCCCGCAGCTGCGCTTGAATGACCTGCATCAGGTCTTGCAGATTTTGGGCGCGCGACATCTCCATCGTGATGCCGCCGAAGCCGTTGGGGTAGCCGGCCTCGGCGAGGAGCTGCCGCGCCAGCGCCGGGTCGTAGACCGGCTTGACGCTCGGGTCCCACGACTGGCTGCCCTTCAAGGCGAGCTGTCCCAGCGGCTCCGCATAGCCGCGGTAAAGCGTCTTGGTGATCGCCTCGCGGTCGATCGCGTAGTTCATGGCTTGGCGCACCCGCTTATCCTTCAGCGGCGTGTTGCGCAGCTCGTAGGTTCCCTGCGGGATGGCGACGAAGATGAAGGCGTTGCGGATCACTTGGAGCTTCAGGCCGGCGGTTTCCGCGGTTTGCACTTGATCGGTGGTCAGGGCGACGGCAGTGGTCGCGTCCAGTTCGCCCGTGCGCAGCCCATTGATCTTCTGGGAGTTCTCCGGGACCGCGACGAACGTCAATTCGGTCGCTTGGACGTTCCGGAAGGGATGAGGGCTTGAGCGCTTCCGGTAGACGATCCGGTCCTCGCGGACGAACTCCACGAGTTCGTACGGACCAGAGCCGATCGGCTTGGCGACAAAGCCGTCGAACCCCCCCACCGATTCGTAGTAGGCCTTGGGCAAGATCGGCGTGAACATAAACCCGGCAGGGATGCTCATATCGATCGCGCGCGTCTGGACGTCGACGGTGGTTGGGCTGGTCGCGCGCGCTTCGGTGACAGTGTTGATGAATGTGCGCGCCGGCCACCCGCGCTGCATCATCTCATTGATGCTGAAGGCGACATCCTCAGCGGTCAGCCTATCGCCGTTGTGAAAGACAAGGTCCGAGCGGATCGTGAGGGTCCACGTGCGCCCATCCGCGGAGAGCTCCCACTTGGTAGCGACCGCCGGCTCGACGGCGAAGTCTTTGCCGAGGGTGGTCGGCGTGTCGTACATCGGGGTGAAGACCACATAGTTGGCGAAGCCAGCGGCTGGCGTCAGGTTGGCCGGGATGCTGCTCGGGGCAATCCGCAGTGCTTGATTTTCGGCGCGCTCCTGGCGGGGTTGGCCGGGAGCGGCGGGCGTGGCCGTCGGCGCTGCAGGGGCGCACGCGGCGAGGAAGACAGCGAGAAGCCCGATCGGGTAGAAGCGGCGCTTCATTAGACACCCCCCTGTTGATAACCCTACCGCAAGGAGTGGCAAAAGCAGTATAGAGCGGACGACTTCTTCGTCGCCGATTTTTTGAGCCGGATGTCACCCGAGCAGAAAGAAGGGAGGCGGGGGCATCTTCACCGCGCTCGTCAGGCGACCGAACAGCACCTGAGCGTTCCGCCCAGAGGGCGGCAGAGCCGGCAGCAACAGCAACTCGCTAGCGCCAATGATACTCAGGCTCGATCGCCCGTGTCAAGGAGGAGCGCCTTGGCGTTGCGGCAGCCGCAGCCCGTGGTCGGTCGAGTTGGGGGGAGGCGGTCGGCGATGGCGCGCAGGCTACGAACTCACTGCTTCGGGATTCTTGGCCGTGGCAGTGCGGATCTTCTCGAAACAGTTGGAGCAGTAGACCGGCCGGTCGAGCCGAGGAATAAAGGGCACGAACGAGATCCCCTTGCAGATGGCGCACGTCACTTGGTGCATCTCGCGAGCCGGCAGGCCGAGCTTTTCGCGGCGGCGGTTCGCGCGGCAGGTCGGGCAGCGCTGCGGCTCGTTCTGCAAGCCTTTCGCCCGATAGAACTCCTGCTCGCCAACGGTGAAGAGAAACTCCGTGCTGCAATCACGGCACATCAGTTTCCGATCAGACATAGACACGAACGGGACCCTCCTGGGCGACAAGCGAGCGAGCAACCGCCCGCCGGAGTTGGCCGGCAGTATAGCGGGCGCGATTTCTTATTGCAACCTTAGCGAATTCTTAGCCTTTCTTAAGGTTGCCGGCGCCGGACCCGCCGCGCGCGCCGGGTTCGCGGGAGCGGCCGACCGCCTCGGGGCCTTTCCGCCGGTAGATCTGAAACTCGGCGATCTCGCGCTCTTTGACATAGTCGCGGGCGAGGCGCTCTTTGAAGGCGGGGAAGGTCTCGATCAGGGCGATGGATTCCTGGGTCTGGATCGGGTTGACATCCTTCGCGACGAGGACGACGTAGGCGGGCGGCGCCGCGTCGAACTCGCGCAGAAAGATGTCGCGCGCTTGGCGACGGAGCGGGCTCTCCGGCCGCTCGATTGTGAGCGGATAGCTGAAGATATAGCGGGTGGGAGCGCGGCGGTCGGCGAGCCAGTTAACAAGCGCCTGAAAACCCCACACGAGGACCGTATCGTTCGGCGTAGTGCGCGCTGCCAAGTAGGCGGCTGTTTCGCGCGCTGCGCTGAACGAATAGACATCGCGGTCGTGCAGGTTGTGCCCGAAGCGGGCGAAGTAGTCGCGGTCGCTGACCTTCCCGAGCAAGTAGGGCAGGTCACGCCCGAGCTTCGCTTGCTGCTCGTGCACGACCGGCAGCAGCAGGGCAAGCGCAAGGATCGCCGCCGCGCCGCGCCGCAGCCGCACCTCGGGGCCAGGACGGCGGATATTTTCCCAAACGGCAATGAGCCCGCTGCCGGCCAGCCCGGCGAGCGGCGGCAGCGCCACCGACCAGTGATAGCTGAAAAATTTGCCTTGGCTCCACACGCCCGCCAGTGCGGCGAGGAGCCAGCCGACCAGCAGCGCCGTGAGAGCAGGAGAGCGCCGTGCCCCGATCACTCCGGCAGCAGCCAGCGGGGTGAGCGGCCCCATCCGCCCGAAGAAGTCGACCGTTGCCCACGCTGTTGCGGCGAGCGTCAGGTTAGCGCCCGTTTGGACGTGGAGTTGATTGAAGACGACAACGGCGTCCCACATCTCCGCGAAGGCGCCGCCCGCCAGCAGCAGCCCGCTGGGAACGAGCACGAGCGCGAGCACGCCGCCAGCATAGGCGCCGAGATCGCGCGCTGTTCCCCAGCTGCGGGGCGAGCGGGCAAGGAGGATGATGCCGCCGAGCAGCGTCAGGGGCGCTGCGGTCGGCTTGAACCAGATGAGGGCGCCGAGCACTGCTCCGCCGACCAGCGCCGAGACGGCCCGCCAGCGTCGGCCGGCGACGAGCGCCGCAAGGCCGACCGCGCTGAGCCCAGCGATGAACATCTCGGCTTGGCCGCGGTCCCACCATTCGAACTGGAGGATGGCGGCTGCTCCGAAGAGAGCGGCGGCAGCGACTGCCGCTTGCGCCCCCGCCGGCCGCAGCAGTGCCCACAGCCCGACCATCCCCCCGAGCAGGACAAGCTGCTCAAGCAGGTGAACTGCCTGCCACGATCGTCCAAACAGCCGGAACGCGAGAGCGTAGGCGTAGTCGATGCCAGGCGGCTTGTGGTCCCACGCGTCGCGATAGGGCAGCTGCCCCCGCAGGATGGCATCGGCGATGGTGGCGAAAATCCCTTGGTCGCGGCCGAACGGCTGAGAGAGCAGCGGCGCGCTGAGCAGCAGGAAGCCGAGAGCGACCACGCTGAGAGCGATCAGTTCGGCGATGGGGAGAGCGGCGGCAGCGGACCGCGGCCGCCGCAGGACGGTCTCTGTCGCGTGGGTCACCTCGTGGTCCTCGCAAGCGGCGGAGCTGCCGCGAGGTGGCCGCTCGGCGCTGCTGCGGGGAGTTCGTCCAGCGGCACGGCGCGGCAGCCGTGGTCTGGCAGCGCCGCTCCCCCCCCAATCGGCGAGCAGTCACTCGCGGTAGACTGCCAGCCGGTTGCGGCGCCACCCGCTCGGCGAGCGGCGGCCCCAGCTCCGGCTGAGCCGTCTCGCGCGCGGCCGTTATCGTGGCGTACCACGTCGCGGAAGTATGCCAGAACCGCCACAACGCGAGGGGCAGCAGGGGCTGCGGCCCTGCCGGCGTCATCCCGCGCGCCGGCGGCAGCTCGGGGGCTCGACGCTTGAGAAGGGCGGTTAAGGACGGCGAGACGGAGGCCGGGCTCCTCCAGCAGACCGGGCAGGAGGGCGTCCATCGCTCGGCGGCGGCGGGAGCGCAGCAGCGGAGCGGCCACGGGCAGCCGCACCCTCGACAACCTGCTGTCAGGGGCGGGAAGGAGCGCGGTCACCGCCGGAAGGCAGGGTCACACGCCTCGAAGAACTGCACGGACTCGATCCAGGCCTTCCCGTGATCAACGTCGGGCCAGCCCCGAACGCGAATGAAGAGGGTCATCCTGGTAGTGACGGCGATCATGCTGACAAGAGGGTTGTTGTTGTTGCCCATCGTTTTCCAGCCGCCGTACTTGCCCGCGTCGCGGTCGGGCTGGCCGCCCGACGAGCGGCCCCAGATGACAGTGGGCGCATTCGGATTTGTGCCCCCCGTGGGGTCGAGCCCGATTTCGCGGAGCAGGGGCAGCGACCCATCGCGCCGCCCGTTGCCATAGACAAGCTGAGCAGTAGCGTAGAACGCTTGATACCACTTGCCCGGCGTGACCGGGATCACTTGGTAGCCGCCTCCGACGAACTCCCCCGACCCCTCGATCAGCCAAGAAGCGCGGCCGAATTTCTCGTATCCTGTCTCCTCGACCGACCGGACGTTGCCGCTGCCGAACCAGGTCCAGCCGTTCGGCACGCCGTTGGTATAGCCCTCGTCCATGGTGGCGTTTTTTGCGAGGCTCTTCTCGATCTCGTGCTCCAGCCGACCACAAGCGGGGTGAACGGGGTTTGGCGTCGGGCCAGCAGGCCGTGTCACCGCCGGGACTGTCGGCGTGGCGGTGGGGTTCGGCGTCGGCGTGGCTGCAAGCACCAGCCGCGGCGCGTCGTTCGGGAGGCGAGGCGTAATCGCCTCCTGAGGGTACAGCCCCGCTTCCTTGCCCACATCGCCGCCGTTCGCAACCGTCACTTGGCCGGCGCGCGCCCACGGCTGGTCGGTCTTCCAGCGCTGAAAGACGCGCCGCTGAGCGCGCAAGACCGAGACGTGCGCTCGATCTTCGTACGCCATCGGCAGGCCATTGAAGGCGATCGGGTCGGCAGCCCCAAGGAAGACATCTTTGATGGCGCGGTCCCGCTCGAGCAGCGCGAAATGATTTCTGACAATCTCGTCCCAGCTTTTGCCGCGATCTTCTTCCCACTTCAGCGAGATGGGCACATCACGGGCGACCGCAAGCCAATTGTCCTTGCCCGCGGCGCTCAGTTCATCGAACACGTTGACAAAGGTGACGACGCCCCCTTGATCGGGCCGCCATTGGAAGACGACCTTCTGAAACGCTTGGGAGATAAACCCTTTCCAGTGAAAACGATGGGAGACCGGATAGCCGACAGCGCTCACCCCACCGTAGCGGCGGAACCAGGTGTAGAACGGCACGCCGTCGTTGTCGGTGACGGCGAAGCCGTGGCCAGCCGGGGCCGACCCGCGGGTTTGGGTGAAGAACCGTCCATTCGGGATGTCGAACTCGTCCGCTCCTTGGGCTCCGGCCGGGATGACGAGGCTGAACATGAAGAGAAGAATGCCGAGTGCGAGAAGAAGTCGCGCAAGCGCCAATCAGACCCCTCCTGTGGCGATGCATCCTAGCAGACAAGCAAGGGGATGACCAGCACGCTGGCTTGACGCGAGCGGGAGCGCGGGCGGCCGAGGAGGAGCCGTTCCTCTCACCGCAGGAGAAGCGCCGGCGCCAGCCGCTAGACGGCATCCTCCACGGCGCGGCGCAACGCCTTGAGGTTCGCGACCGGCACGGTGAGGGGGAAGGTGCAGCCGGGAGCGAGGATGAGGCGGCTGCCGGTGACGGCGATTGCCTCTCGCGCTTCGGCGATCACCTCGGCTGGAGTGCCGCGCAAGGCGGGACCGTTCTGGTTGATCCCGGCGAAGGGCAGGGTCAGCTGCGCGCCCTCAGCGAGGGGAGGCGGCGTCTCGCGGTCGTGCCAAGAGATGCAGTCGACGGGCCAAC
This genomic stretch from Dehalococcoidia bacterium harbors:
- a CDS encoding ABC transporter substrate-binding protein, with amino-acid sequence MRFLVQPLGILAIVLTACAPAAPQATPGSPAQPREERAENQSIRIAASSIPANLTPAAGFANYIVFTPMYDTPTTLGKDFAVEPAVATKWDVSADGRTWTFTIRTDLVFQNGDPMTADDFAFSINEMMQRGWPARTFIATVAEARVTNPTTVEVTTRSPDMSIPAGLMFTPILPKRYYESVGFEGFVAKPVGTGPYDLAEFVREDRIIYRKRTAAHPFRNAQASELIFLSVPEHGQKINGLRTGELDATTTSALSSDQVQAAEAAGMKLQVIRNAFIFVAIPQGTYELRNTPLKDKRVRQALNYAIDREAITKTLFRGYAQPVAQLALEGSPSWDPNVKPVYDPALARRLLAEAGYPNGFSGITIEMSRAQNLQDVALVVQSQLREIGVQAEIEIIESGLSVDRVYGRNNTQKQDLTMSGNGDTNGFYTAMRVLYGCGKPIGGTPSALYWCNPEWDRLLDAALAERDPQRRAQLLREANRIMREDAPVIPLYLPASFVVHSPKIVGLNLDGRTQYNFDNVYRIK
- a CDS encoding ABC transporter substrate-binding protein, giving the protein MKRRFYPIGLLAVFLAACAPAAPTATPAAPGQPRQERAENQALRIAPSSIPANLTPAAGFANYVVFTPMYDTPTTLGKDFAVEPAVATKWELSADGRTWTLTIRSDLVFHNGDRLTAEDVAFSINEMMQRGWPARTFINTVTEARATSPTTVDVQTRAIDMSIPAGFMFTPILPKAYYESVGGFDGFVAKPIGSGPYELVEFVREDRIVYRKRSSPHPFRNVQATELTFVAVPENSQKINGLRTGELDATTAVALTTDQVQTAETAGLKLQVIRNAFIFVAIPQGTYELRNTPLKDKRVRQAMNYAIDREAITKTLYRGYAEPLGQLALKGSQSWDPSVKPVYDPALARQLLAEAGYPNGFGGITMEMSRAQNLQDLMQVIQAQLREVGIRVELEIVDGALYGDRVYGRNNAQKSDLVMSGNGDTNGFNTAIRVLYGCGRPIGSPPSALFWCNPEWDRLQDAALAERDPTRRAQLLREANRIMREDAPVIPLYLPASFVVHSPKIVGIDVEGRTQITFDAAYRIK
- a CDS encoding zinc-ribbon domain containing protein yields the protein MSMSDRKLMCRDCSTEFLFTVGEQEFYRAKGLQNEPQRCPTCRANRRREKLGLPAREMHQVTCAICKGISFVPFIPRLDRPVYCSNCFEKIRTATAKNPEAVSS
- a CDS encoding glycosyltransferase family 39 protein codes for the protein MTHATETVLRRPRSAAAALPIAELIALSVVALGFLLLSAPLLSQPFGRDQGIFATIADAILRGQLPYRDAWDHKPPGIDYAYALAFRLFGRSWQAVHLLEQLVLLGGMVGLWALLRPAGAQAAVAAAALFGAAAILQFEWWDRGQAEMFIAGLSAVGLAALVAGRRWRAVSALVGGAVLGALIWFKPTAAPLTLLGGIILLARSPRSWGTARDLGAYAGGVLALVLVPSGLLLAGGAFAEMWDAVVVFNQLHVQTGANLTLAATAWATVDFFGRMGPLTPLAAAGVIGARRSPALTALLVGWLLAALAGVWSQGKFFSYHWSVALPPLAGLAGSGLIAVWENIRRPGPEVRLRRGAAAILALALLLPVVHEQQAKLGRDLPYLLGKVSDRDYFARFGHNLHDRDVYSFSAARETAAYLAARTTPNDTVLVWGFQALVNWLADRRAPTRYIFSYPLTIERPESPLRRQARDIFLREFDAAPPAYVVLVAKDVNPIQTQESIALIETFPAFKERLARDYVKEREIAEFQIYRRKGPEAVGRSREPGARGGSGAGNLKKG